The Streptomyces uncialis genomic interval GCGGCACGTCGGCCTCTACGAAGAGCGCTACCGCCCCATCGGGGGCTACTCCACGGGCATGAAGCAGCGGGTCAAGCTCGCCCAGGCCCTGGTGCACGACCCGAAGCTCGTCTTCCTCGACGAGCCGACCAACGGCCTCGACCCGGTCGGCCGGGACGACATGCTCGGCCTCATCCGCCGGGTGTACACCGACTTCGGCATCTCGGTCCTCGTCACCTCCCACCTCCTCGGCGAGCTGGAACGCACCTGCGACCACGTCGTCGTGGTGGACGGCGGCAAGCTGCTGCGCTCCAGCTCCACCACCGACTTCACACAGTCGACGGCGATCCTCGCCGTCGAGGTCACCGACACCGACGAGCACCCCGACGGCACCAAAGCGCTGCGTGACGCCTTGGACGCCCGGGGGATCACCACCGACACCGGTGGCGTACTGCCCGGCGCCGGACACATCGTGCTGCTCACGGCCGAGGGCGAGGACACCTACGACCTCGTCCGGGACGTCGTCGCCGATCTGGGCCTCGGCCTGGTCCGGATGGAACAGCGCAGGCACCACATCGCCGAGGTGTTCCACGACGCGGACACCGCCGGACAGACCACCGGACAGACCGACGGACGGACCGCCGGGCAGACCGACGGACGGACCACCGGGCAGACCGACCGGGCCGACGCCGCAGCCACCCCGGTCACCCACGACGAGCAGAAGCGGAAGGAGGCGGTCCGTCATGGCGACTGAACAGCCCACGGCCGGTGCCCAGACCCAGATCCACAACATCGGCTATCGCAACTACGACGGCCCCCGTCTCGGCCGGGCCTACGCACGCCGTTCGCTCTTCTCCCAGACCCTGCGCGGGTCCTACGGGCTCGGCCGGTCCGCCAAGTCCAAGGTCCTGCCGATGCTGCTGTTCGCCGTGATGTGCGTCCCCGCACTGATCATGGTGGCGGTCGCCGTGGCGACCAACGCCAGGGAACTGCCGATCCAGTACACCCGGTACGCGGTGGTGCTCCAGGCGGTCATCGCGCTCTACCTCGCCTCCCAGGCACCCCAGGCGGTCTCCCGGGACCTGCGCTTCAAGACGGTGCCGCTGTACTTCTCACGGCCCATCGCGCACGTCGACTACGTCGTCGCCAAGTACGGCGCGATGGCGTCCGCCCTGTTCGTCCTCACCGGCGTCCCGCTGGTGATCCTCTACGTCGGCGCGCTGCTCGCCAAACTCGACTTCGCCGACC includes:
- a CDS encoding ABC transporter permease codes for the protein MATEQPTAGAQTQIHNIGYRNYDGPRLGRAYARRSLFSQTLRGSYGLGRSAKSKVLPMLLFAVMCVPALIMVAVAVATNARELPIQYTRYAVVLQAVIALYLASQAPQAVSRDLRFKTVPLYFSRPIAHVDYVVAKYGAMASALFVLTGVPLVILYVGALLAKLDFADQTEGFLQGMVSVAVLSLLFAGIGLVISAVTPRRGFGIAAVIAALTISYGAVSTVQAIAFEQDSTGAVAWLGLFSPATLMDGLSTAFLGADSAFPGGHGPSAGQGLVYLVVILGIIAGSYGLMARRYRKVGL
- a CDS encoding ABC transporter ATP-binding protein, with amino-acid sequence MIATESLSKRFPRVTALDRLSMDIGPGVTGLVGANGAGKSTLIKILLGLSPATEGRAAVLGLDVATDGPAIREQVGYMPEHDCLPPDVSATEFVVHMARMSGLPPTAARERTADTLRHVGLYEERYRPIGGYSTGMKQRVKLAQALVHDPKLVFLDEPTNGLDPVGRDDMLGLIRRVYTDFGISVLVTSHLLGELERTCDHVVVVDGGKLLRSSSTTDFTQSTAILAVEVTDTDEHPDGTKALRDALDARGITTDTGGVLPGAGHIVLLTAEGEDTYDLVRDVVADLGLGLVRMEQRRHHIAEVFHDADTAGQTTGQTDGRTAGQTDGRTTGQTDRADAAATPVTHDEQKRKEAVRHGD